In the genome of Polaribacter atrinae, one region contains:
- a CDS encoding M20/M25/M40 family metallo-hydrolase: MKKLLLLFLSSILLISCNQKQEKIIDNTQFSAEEKIDSTNIKTLFNTALTEGKSYEWLRDLTQNIGGRLSGSPEAEKAVIWGEKLMKEVGLDSVWLQPVMVPHWVRGEKEVATYTINDIQKDVPICALGFSIATPKTGILAEVIEVKSLKEAEEIGEKLRGKIIFFNGAFDNTIINTFQAYGGCAGQRYAGAMVCGKFGAKAVIVRSMTNSIDDYPHTGTMSYGDLPKEQYIPTAAISSRAAEILSTDLKKDPTLKFYFKQNCETLADAPSFNVVGEIKGAKTPENIMVVGGHLDSWDLGEGAHDDGAGIVQSLEVAYLFKKNNIKLKNTLRVVFFMNEENGIRGALKYAELAKLNKEKHIAGLESDEGGHTPRGFSIDANTVNTKLLQSWKKLLTPYGLHDLDKGSSGADISPLKAENVTLVGYKPDSQRYFDYHHSSTDTFDKVNKRELELGSASMASIIYLMDKYLYNNTPVKP, from the coding sequence ATGAAAAAATTACTACTCTTATTTTTATCATCAATCTTACTAATTTCTTGCAATCAAAAACAAGAAAAAATAATAGACAACACTCAATTTTCTGCAGAAGAAAAAATTGATTCCACAAATATAAAAACACTATTCAACACTGCATTAACAGAAGGTAAGTCTTATGAGTGGTTACGAGATTTAACTCAAAATATTGGTGGCAGGTTATCAGGTTCTCCAGAAGCTGAAAAAGCCGTGATTTGGGGAGAAAAACTAATGAAAGAAGTTGGGTTAGATTCGGTTTGGTTACAACCTGTTATGGTACCACATTGGGTTAGAGGAGAAAAAGAAGTTGCTACTTACACAATAAATGACATACAAAAAGACGTACCAATCTGTGCATTAGGTTTTTCTATTGCAACCCCAAAAACTGGTATTTTAGCGGAAGTTATAGAAGTAAAAAGCTTAAAAGAGGCAGAAGAAATAGGCGAGAAATTACGCGGTAAAATTATTTTCTTCAATGGTGCTTTTGACAACACCATAATAAACACCTTTCAAGCATACGGAGGTTGTGCTGGACAACGTTATGCTGGGGCAATGGTTTGTGGTAAATTTGGAGCAAAAGCAGTTATTGTACGATCAATGACCAATTCTATTGATGACTATCCACATACTGGAACCATGAGTTATGGAGATTTACCAAAAGAACAATACATACCAACAGCTGCAATTAGCTCTAGAGCCGCAGAAATTTTAAGTACTGATTTAAAGAAAGACCCCACCTTAAAATTCTACTTTAAACAAAATTGTGAAACCTTAGCGGATGCACCTTCTTTTAACGTTGTAGGCGAAATAAAAGGGGCTAAAACTCCAGAAAACATTATGGTTGTTGGAGGTCATTTAGATTCTTGGGATTTAGGTGAAGGTGCTCATGATGATGGTGCAGGTATTGTACAGTCTTTAGAAGTTGCTTATTTATTTAAAAAGAATAACATAAAACTTAAAAACACCTTACGAGTTGTCTTTTTTATGAATGAAGAAAATGGAATTAGAGGTGCATTAAAATATGCAGAATTAGCAAAACTAAATAAAGAAAAACATATTGCTGGTTTAGAGTCTGATGAAGGTGGTCATACCCCAAGAGGTTTTTCTATAGATGCAAATACGGTAAACACAAAACTTTTACAAAGCTGGAAAAAATTACTAACTCCTTACGGTTTACACGATTTAGATAAAGGAAGTTCTGGCGCAGATATCAGTCCACTTAAAGCAGAAAATGTCACTTTAGTTGGCTACAAACCAGATTCTCAGCGTTATTTTGATTATCATCATTCTAGCACAGATACTTTTGACAAAGTAAACAAACGTGAGTTAGAGTTAGGTAGCGCCTCTATGGCAAGCATAATTTATTTAATGGATAAATATTTATATAACAATACTCCGGTAAAACCTTAA
- a CDS encoding tetratricopeptide repeat protein, whose translation MLYYFIIAFQVFCVYHAYKNKNNFYWYFIIFFIPLLGCIIYLLTQVISKGDVTHITEEITTIINPTKKIKELETALQFSNTFQNKINLADAYAQNKEYHKAIEHYENALESNFKDAPHTINKLIICYYNIQNYDKVVAYAPKINLQKNFKETIFFYGLALEQKGKIELAENQLRKIDVRYSHYSERLELSKFLIRNNKIAAAKEVLTEVITEINAMTNVNAKKHRSILSEASKIINEH comes from the coding sequence ATGCTGTACTACTTTATTATTGCTTTTCAAGTTTTTTGTGTGTATCATGCTTACAAGAATAAGAACAATTTTTACTGGTATTTTATCATCTTTTTTATTCCGTTATTGGGGTGTATTATTTACCTTTTAACACAGGTAATCAGTAAAGGAGACGTTACTCATATTACAGAAGAAATAACGACTATAATTAATCCTACAAAAAAGATTAAAGAATTAGAAACAGCCTTACAATTTTCTAACACATTTCAAAATAAAATTAATTTAGCCGATGCGTATGCACAAAACAAAGAGTATCACAAGGCAATTGAACACTATGAAAATGCGTTAGAAAGTAATTTTAAAGACGCCCCACACACCATAAACAAACTAATTATTTGTTATTATAACATTCAGAATTATGATAAGGTTGTTGCGTATGCTCCAAAAATAAACCTTCAAAAAAACTTTAAAGAAACCATCTTTTTTTATGGATTGGCATTAGAGCAAAAAGGCAAAATAGAATTGGCAGAAAATCAATTAAGAAAAATTGATGTCCGTTATTCTCATTATAGCGAAAGACTAGAACTCTCTAAGTTCTTAATTAGAAACAACAAAATAGCAGCAGCAAAAGAAGTTTTAACGGAAGTTATTACAGAAATAAATGCCATGACTAACGTAAATGCCAAAAAACATCGAAGCATACTTTCTGAGGCTAGTAAAATTATAAATGAGCATTAA
- a CDS encoding TonB-dependent receptor encodes MKKGFILFLVYFSFLSLNAQKKEQAIDTVKTEVVNVVTKYNPKISDAKKINKNPKIELLKNNEKKKLEYTIFSAPVASTFIPKSGVVKGIDVGVKERVYKNYLAAGFGNYTTPYLEAYLNHSTSFENEFGFNAKYLASLDNVSNTALNSNFSNFNIGAFYKQQERYFDWKVSLNSERNLYNWYGLPDLNYTAPTISSINEEQVYNYFDLIGEFNFQDSYIHSGKIKIANFTDSYKSSEILAKFEAKLNLPLDFLRSNLNDISIATSIEFLKGEFKNDYSNSNAVKYGTTTISINPQYKIELEGFSIKPGLKLIASFDSENSANNFFILPDIFVEGPIIEGYLNVYGGFTGDLHTNTYKNFTEENPYVSPTLFITQTLEKSNLFLGFKGLIIDDLSFNVKASFKSEEDKPLFLRNNSKSDGTNTTYNSMDLNGYEYGNSFDVYYDDVKTNTFFAELEYEYSKNLSFGLQGIYNNYTLENAIEAWNLPSLEGNISAKYKTNKWFAGANIFFVSERKDALYANQYPTSFSGTETVDSFTDVNLNGGYHFNDKFSAFLKLNNVLNTKYQRFANFDTQGFQVLGGLTYKFDF; translated from the coding sequence ATGAAAAAAGGTTTCATATTATTTCTAGTCTATTTTTCTTTTTTAAGTTTAAACGCACAAAAAAAGGAACAGGCTATAGACACCGTAAAAACAGAAGTTGTAAATGTTGTTACAAAATACAATCCTAAAATTTCTGATGCCAAAAAGATCAATAAAAATCCAAAAATAGAATTGCTTAAAAACAACGAGAAGAAAAAACTAGAATACACTATTTTTTCTGCTCCGGTTGCCTCTACTTTTATTCCTAAAAGCGGTGTTGTAAAAGGCATTGATGTAGGCGTTAAAGAAAGAGTGTACAAGAACTATTTAGCAGCTGGTTTTGGTAATTATACAACTCCATATTTAGAAGCATATCTAAACCATAGTACAAGTTTTGAAAACGAATTTGGCTTTAATGCAAAATACTTAGCTTCTTTAGACAATGTGAGTAACACAGCACTTAATAGTAATTTTTCTAACTTTAATATTGGGGCATTTTACAAACAACAAGAGCGTTATTTCGATTGGAAAGTAAGTTTAAATTCTGAAAGAAATCTTTATAATTGGTACGGTTTACCTGACCTTAATTATACTGCTCCCACAATTTCTTCTATAAATGAAGAGCAAGTATATAATTATTTTGATTTAATTGGCGAGTTCAATTTTCAGGATTCTTATATTCATTCAGGAAAAATAAAAATAGCCAACTTTACAGATAGTTATAAAAGCAGTGAAATTTTAGCCAAATTTGAAGCTAAATTAAATCTGCCTTTAGATTTCTTAAGATCAAACTTAAATGATATTTCTATAGCTACAAGTATCGAGTTTTTAAAGGGAGAATTTAAAAACGATTATAGCAATTCTAATGCTGTAAAATATGGTACAACTACCATTAGCATAAACCCACAATATAAAATAGAATTAGAAGGTTTTTCTATAAAACCGGGTCTTAAATTAATTGCTTCGTTTGATTCAGAAAACAGCGCGAACAACTTTTTTATATTACCTGATATTTTTGTTGAAGGACCAATAATAGAAGGATATTTAAATGTTTACGGAGGTTTTACGGGTGATTTACATACCAATACCTACAAAAACTTTACAGAAGAAAATCCATATGTTTCACCAACACTTTTTATAACGCAAACTTTAGAAAAATCGAACTTATTTTTGGGCTTTAAAGGTTTAATTATAGATGATTTAAGTTTTAACGTTAAGGCTAGTTTTAAATCAGAAGAAGACAAACCATTATTTTTAAGAAACAATTCTAAATCTGATGGAACCAATACTACTTATAATAGCATGGATTTAAATGGTTATGAATATGGCAACTCTTTTGATGTATATTATGATGATGTAAAAACCAACACCTTTTTTGCAGAGCTAGAATATGAATATTCTAAAAACCTATCATTCGGACTACAAGGAATATACAATAACTATACTTTAGAAAACGCTATAGAAGCCTGGAACTTACCTTCTTTAGAAGGAAATATTTCTGCCAAATACAAAACAAATAAATGGTTTGCAGGTGCCAATATTTTCTTTGTAAGCGAAAGAAAAGATGCATTGTATGCTAACCAATACCCTACTAGCTTTAGCGGCACAGAAACTGTAGATTCTTTTACAGATGTAAACCTAAACGGAGGATATCATTTTAACGATAAGTTTTCTGCTTTTCTAAAACTAAATAATGTCTTAAATACAAAATACCAACGTTTTGCAAATTTTGACACACAAGGGTTTCAAGTACTAGGAGGTTTAACGTATAAATTCGATTTTTAA
- a CDS encoding tetratricopeptide repeat protein, giving the protein MKLIFIKKRFITCFLLLIVFAGYSQQTIVETNLFTKYNNAIKLFNEKAYAAAQTSFIAIHKTATTASNLKADAAYYDAMCAVRLKQPEADKKVLAFIEENPNSSKKNTAIFTVANYYFANKKAAYALKWFKKVDASYLSTEDKKELNFKMGYSYVVTNNLPLAKEKFLPLINDAKYGNDSRYYYGYIAYKLEDYGIAESTFKEIADNETYRVEISYYLLDISFQAGKFERCITVGKQLINTFKRKDRSEISKIIGESYFNLEKYSEAIPYLKAYTGKKGKWNNTDFYQLGYAYYKQNDFENAISNFNKIIDEKNFVSQNAYYHLGECYLNLDKKTEALNAFKTASEMDFDRKIKEDAALNYAKLSYEAGNPFKSVAEVLQEYLKEYPKSVAYEEINDLVVSSFLHQQDFKGALEFLNKKKTEKNNSLISEVSLYRGIQLFNDQKLEEALPLFVAGKKATDISISEKAKYWEAETLYQLESPKEALSKFTALKRELKSNSEDFKLLDYNIGYSNFTLKEYASAAVSFENFLQDGTIEKDIKDDAFIRLGDSYFALRNYRKAIDAYAAVVNTYGAEADYAQYQIGMSYGFIENNQAKINALTNVVNKYQISNLKDDALFQLANTYTLIKDNNKAHLAYNRLIEKHPNSIFLPKALVRQGLLYYSENESKKALEKFKQTTSQFPNSPDAFEAVANARNIYIDNGNLNEYVDWISGLKFINVTDSDLDNTTFAVAEKKYFEAKDGNEIIIALSKYTISFPDGIHKLKANYYLADILFKEKEFNKAIAYYQNVLEEGQNEYSEDSLAKLAQIFLERDEFENAIQILDRLELEAYSTENILFAQSNLMKGYFETSSYNQAIEYAKKILAKDKLNSQLENDAKIIIARASLKNEDFYTAEEYYTELETKASGELKAEALYYNAFFKNQQKEYLDSNKTVQDLIANYSSYKYWAVKSYIIMGKNYYGLKDVYQATFVLENIIKNFTQFKDIVEEAKEELKIIKENEAKTNNSVTPIKEEMTIKKNKK; this is encoded by the coding sequence ATGAAATTAATTTTTATAAAAAAACGTTTTATTACATGTTTCTTATTATTAATTGTTTTTGCAGGTTATAGTCAGCAAACAATTGTAGAAACAAATCTTTTTACAAAATACAATAATGCTATAAAATTATTTAACGAAAAAGCCTATGCTGCCGCACAAACAAGTTTTATAGCAATACATAAAACGGCTACTACAGCCTCTAATTTAAAAGCAGATGCTGCTTATTATGATGCTATGTGTGCTGTACGATTAAAGCAGCCAGAAGCAGACAAAAAAGTACTTGCTTTTATTGAAGAGAACCCTAATAGTAGTAAAAAAAATACAGCCATATTTACGGTTGCAAATTATTACTTTGCCAATAAAAAAGCGGCTTATGCACTTAAATGGTTCAAAAAAGTAGATGCCAGTTACCTTTCTACAGAAGATAAAAAAGAACTCAATTTTAAAATGGGCTACTCTTATGTGGTTACCAACAATTTGCCATTGGCTAAAGAAAAATTTCTTCCTTTAATTAATGATGCCAAATACGGGAACGATTCTAGATATTATTACGGCTACATTGCTTATAAATTAGAAGATTATGGCATTGCAGAATCTACCTTTAAAGAAATTGCAGACAATGAAACCTATCGTGTAGAAATTTCTTACTATTTATTAGATATTAGTTTTCAGGCAGGTAAATTTGAACGTTGTATTACGGTTGGTAAACAATTGATTAACACTTTTAAGAGAAAAGACAGGTCTGAGATTTCTAAAATAATTGGTGAGAGTTATTTCAATTTAGAAAAATATAGTGAAGCAATTCCGTATTTAAAAGCATATACTGGTAAAAAAGGAAAATGGAACAACACCGATTTTTATCAATTAGGATATGCCTATTACAAGCAAAACGATTTTGAAAACGCAATTAGTAATTTTAATAAAATTATTGACGAGAAAAACTTTGTTTCTCAAAATGCATATTATCATTTAGGTGAGTGTTACCTTAATTTAGATAAAAAAACAGAGGCTTTAAATGCTTTTAAAACGGCTTCTGAAATGGATTTTGATAGAAAAATTAAAGAAGATGCTGCTTTAAATTATGCTAAATTAAGTTACGAAGCAGGAAATCCTTTTAAAAGTGTTGCAGAAGTTTTACAAGAGTACTTAAAAGAATACCCAAAATCTGTAGCTTATGAAGAAATTAATGATTTAGTAGTTTCTTCTTTCTTACATCAGCAAGATTTTAAAGGTGCTTTAGAGTTTCTAAATAAAAAGAAAACTGAGAAAAATAATTCTTTAATTTCTGAAGTTTCTCTGTACAGAGGTATTCAGTTATTTAATGATCAAAAATTAGAAGAAGCATTGCCTTTGTTTGTTGCAGGTAAAAAAGCTACAGACATATCTATAAGTGAAAAAGCTAAATATTGGGAAGCAGAAACTTTATATCAATTAGAGAGCCCAAAAGAAGCACTATCTAAATTTACTGCTTTAAAAAGGGAGTTAAAATCAAATAGTGAAGATTTTAAACTACTTGACTACAATATAGGGTACAGTAATTTTACATTAAAAGAATATGCTAGTGCTGCCGTTTCTTTCGAAAATTTCTTACAAGATGGTACTATAGAAAAAGACATTAAAGACGATGCATTTATTCGTTTGGGTGATAGTTACTTTGCGCTTAGAAATTACAGAAAAGCAATTGACGCTTATGCTGCCGTTGTTAATACCTATGGTGCAGAAGCAGATTATGCACAATACCAAATAGGGATGAGTTATGGTTTTATAGAAAATAACCAAGCTAAAATTAATGCGCTTACCAATGTTGTAAATAAATACCAAATTTCTAACTTAAAAGATGATGCTTTATTTCAACTAGCAAATACATACACCTTAATAAAGGATAATAACAAAGCACATCTTGCTTACAATAGGTTAATAGAAAAACACCCAAATAGTATTTTTCTACCAAAAGCATTAGTGCGTCAGGGCTTATTATATTATAGTGAAAATGAGAGTAAAAAAGCACTAGAAAAATTTAAACAAACTACGAGTCAATTCCCAAATTCTCCTGATGCTTTTGAAGCAGTTGCAAATGCTAGAAATATTTATATTGATAATGGCAACTTAAACGAATATGTAGATTGGATCTCTGGCTTAAAATTTATCAATGTTACAGATTCAGATTTAGACAATACGACCTTTGCTGTAGCAGAGAAAAAATATTTTGAAGCTAAAGATGGTAATGAAATTATAATAGCACTTTCTAAATACACCATTTCTTTTCCTGATGGAATTCACAAACTAAAGGCTAATTATTACTTGGCAGACATCTTATTTAAAGAAAAAGAATTTAACAAGGCTATAGCCTATTATCAAAATGTTTTAGAAGAAGGACAAAATGAATATAGCGAAGATTCTCTTGCCAAATTAGCACAAATATTTCTTGAAAGGGATGAATTTGAAAATGCCATACAAATTTTAGATAGATTAGAGTTAGAAGCTTATAGTACAGAAAACATATTATTTGCTCAGAGTAATCTTATGAAAGGCTATTTTGAGACATCATCATATAATCAAGCAATAGAATACGCTAAAAAAATTCTTGCAAAAGATAAATTAAATAGCCAACTAGAAAACGATGCTAAAATAATTATTGCACGAGCTTCCTTAAAAAATGAAGATTTTTACACTGCAGAAGAATATTATACAGAACTAGAAACGAAGGCTTCTGGTGAATTAAAAGCAGAAGCATTGTATTATAATGCTTTCTTTAAAAATCAACAAAAAGAATACCTAGATTCAAATAAAACGGTTCAAGATTTAATAGCAAATTACTCTTCTTATAAATATTGGGCTGTAAAAAGTTATATTATAATGGGTAAAAACTATTATGGTTTAAAAGATGTATATCAAGCTACTTTTGTTTTAGAAAACATCATTAAAAACTTTACACAATTTAAAGACATTGTTGAAGAAGCAAAAGAAGAGCTAAAAATAATTAAAGAAAACGAAGCCAAAACTAATAACTCTGTAACTCCAATTAAAGAGGAGATGACAATTAAAAAAAATAAAAAATAA